One genomic segment of Macaca fascicularis isolate 582-1 chromosome 19, T2T-MFA8v1.1 includes these proteins:
- the HAMP gene encoding hepcidin, translated as MALSSQIWATCLLLLLFLASLTSGSVFPQQTGQLAELQPQDRAGARASWTPMLQRRRRRDTHFPICIFCCGCCHRSKCGMCCRT; from the exons ATGGCACTGAGCTCCCAGATCTGGGCCacttgcctcctcctccttctcttcctcgcCAGCCTGACCAGTGGCTCCGTTTTCCCACAACAG ACGGGACAACTTGCAGAGCTGCAACCTCAGGACAGAGCTGGAGCCAGGGCCAGCTGGACG CCCATGCTCCAGAGGCGAAGGAGGCGAGACACCCACTTCCCCATCTGCATTTTCTGCTGCGGCTGCTGTCATCGATCAAAGTGTGGGATGTGCTGCAGGACGTAG